One genomic segment of Paenibacillus sp. FSL H8-0332 includes these proteins:
- a CDS encoding F0F1 ATP synthase subunit epsilon, with amino-acid sequence MNTFLLEIVTPEHLVYSKQVNSLTVRGVNGELGILPGHIPLVTPLQVAPLSVKADGVTVSIAVHGGFVEVHKDKVTVLAESAELPRDIDVERAEAAKERAERRLKLQSKQDEIDHRRAELALQRAVTRIKVSTGKGQQ; translated from the coding sequence GTGAATACCTTTTTGCTCGAAATAGTTACTCCGGAGCATCTGGTCTACTCCAAGCAAGTGAACAGCCTGACGGTACGCGGCGTGAATGGTGAACTGGGGATTCTGCCGGGACATATTCCGCTCGTCACCCCGCTTCAGGTTGCTCCGCTTAGCGTTAAGGCGGACGGCGTTACAGTCTCCATCGCTGTGCATGGCGGGTTCGTTGAAGTGCACAAAGATAAGGTAACGGTGCTGGCTGAAAGTGCTGAGCTGCCCCGGGATATTGATGTGGAGCGTGCTGAAGCGGCTAAGGAGCGGGCTGAGCGCCGCCTCAAGCTGCAAAGCAAGCAGGATGAGATTGATCACCGCCGTGCGGAGCTGGCGTTGCAGCGTGCTGTAACGCGGATCAAAGTTTCGACCGGTAAAGGACAACAGTAG
- the murA gene encoding UDP-N-acetylglucosamine 1-carboxyvinyltransferase, whose product MSKFIVRGGNRLTGSVKVSGAKNSVLPIIAASLLAEEGVSVIVDAPPLDDVMTINKVLESLGAGITYQNDVIEVDATNITSCEAPYEWVRKMRASFLVMGPLLSRMGHTRISLPGGCAIGTRPIDQHLKGFEALGAEISLGQGYIDAKSNGRLRGAKIYLDVASVGATENIMMAAALAEGTTVIENAAKEPEIVDLANYLNGMGGIVRGAGTGVIRIEGVERMHGVRHHVIPDRIEAGTYMAAAAITGGDVYVEGAIADHLGPVIAKMEEMGVTIIPDENGVRVISDKPLKAVDLKTLPYPGFPTDMQSQMMALLLRSEGTSVVTETVFENRFMHVDEFHNMNAEIKIEGRSAIVTGNASLVGAKVCATDLRAGAALILAGLVAEGTTEVSGTHHIDRGYVHLAEKLSGLGADIWRISMEESAVPAAKEEALKPEPARSESSKAEEIRPRFQIQPSWV is encoded by the coding sequence ATGAGCAAATTTATCGTCCGCGGTGGCAACAGATTGACCGGGAGCGTGAAAGTTAGCGGCGCAAAAAATTCCGTACTACCGATCATAGCCGCCTCTCTATTGGCAGAAGAAGGAGTTAGCGTCATTGTGGACGCACCTCCGTTAGACGATGTAATGACGATTAACAAGGTATTGGAATCTCTGGGTGCAGGTATTACATACCAGAACGATGTGATTGAAGTAGATGCGACCAATATTACCTCCTGTGAAGCGCCATATGAATGGGTACGCAAAATGCGGGCTTCTTTCCTGGTTATGGGCCCACTCCTGTCCCGTATGGGGCATACACGTATTTCCCTGCCTGGCGGTTGTGCCATTGGAACAAGGCCGATTGACCAGCATTTGAAGGGTTTTGAAGCGCTCGGCGCCGAGATTAGTCTGGGCCAGGGCTACATTGATGCGAAAAGTAACGGTCGACTGCGCGGAGCCAAGATCTATCTGGATGTGGCCAGCGTAGGTGCAACCGAAAATATAATGATGGCAGCGGCACTTGCCGAAGGCACCACAGTGATTGAGAACGCGGCGAAGGAACCTGAGATTGTTGACCTTGCCAATTACCTGAACGGTATGGGCGGCATTGTGCGCGGAGCCGGAACCGGAGTGATCCGGATTGAAGGCGTGGAGCGTATGCACGGCGTAAGACATCATGTTATCCCTGACCGGATCGAGGCTGGAACCTACATGGCGGCAGCAGCGATTACAGGCGGCGATGTGTATGTTGAGGGAGCTATTGCCGACCATCTGGGTCCGGTGATTGCCAAGATGGAGGAAATGGGCGTTACGATTATCCCGGATGAGAACGGAGTCCGTGTCATCAGCGATAAGCCGCTGAAGGCTGTCGATCTCAAGACATTACCTTACCCGGGATTCCCGACAGATATGCAGTCACAGATGATGGCGCTGCTGCTCCGCTCGGAAGGAACCAGCGTAGTGACAGAGACCGTCTTCGAGAACCGGTTCATGCATGTGGATGAATTCCACAACATGAACGCGGAGATCAAGATTGAGGGACGCTCTGCGATCGTGACCGGCAATGCCAGTCTGGTCGGCGCTAAGGTATGTGCTACGGACCTGCGTGCAGGGGCTGCGCTTATTTTGGCAGGACTTGTGGCTGAAGGCACTACAGAAGTTAGCGGAACGCATCACATTGACCGCGGATATGTGCACTTGGCTGAGAAGCTGTCTGGACTTGGTGCGGACATATGGCGTATTTCCATGGAAGAGTCGGCTGTTCCTGCTGCGAAGGAAGAAGCGCTTAAGCCTGAACCGGCCAGAAGCGAATCCTCCAAGGCCGAAGAGATCAGACCCCGCTTCCAGATTCAACCGTCTTGGGTATAA
- the spoIID gene encoding stage II sporulation protein D — MKELNNLRRILKRPRRYARARRGAPPLRRLVPAAWLAAPLLAALLLPLAVVPQRGGQQPPAPPAVPQATAAPAPPAPAAAAEAPQPEVTVYLSRSGQIETLPLEEYVSGVLAAEMPAEFELEALKAQAVAARTFIARRLVAGDHSGVPVPEADVSDTVSHQAYVSQAVLERDWASGSKRAGLAKIRRAVLETRGTIMTYQGQPITASFFASSGGYTENSEEYWNAAVPYLRSVASPWELQITPNLAVSYTFSNSELRSKLGLGTKDLPAVASLGASGKALPVSSQSSTSLPAEVLSLTAGHRIKQISIGGTVFTGREVREKLGLRSSQFTWKRQAGKVQITTYGNGHGVGMSQWGANGMAKQGKTATQILKHYYSGVSFTGISTLLKK, encoded by the coding sequence ATGAAAGAGTTAAACAACCTGCGGCGCATCCTGAAGCGTCCGCGCCGCTACGCGCGTGCGCGGCGCGGCGCGCCCCCGCTCCGGCGGCTGGTCCCCGCCGCCTGGCTGGCAGCGCCCCTGCTGGCGGCGCTGCTGCTGCCGCTGGCTGTTGTCCCGCAGCGCGGGGGACAACAGCCGCCGGCGCCCCCGGCCGTGCCGCAGGCCACGGCCGCTCCGGCGCCGCCGGCACCGGCGGCTGCCGCAGAGGCGCCGCAGCCGGAGGTAACCGTCTATTTGTCGCGGAGCGGACAAATCGAGACCCTGCCGCTGGAGGAATACGTCAGCGGCGTACTGGCGGCCGAGATGCCGGCCGAATTTGAGCTCGAAGCGCTCAAAGCGCAGGCCGTAGCGGCCCGCACGTTCATTGCCCGCCGTCTGGTCGCCGGCGACCACAGCGGGGTACCCGTTCCCGAAGCGGATGTGAGCGATACGGTAAGCCATCAGGCTTACGTATCGCAGGCCGTGCTGGAACGGGACTGGGCGTCCGGCAGCAAGCGCGCCGGACTGGCGAAGATCCGCCGCGCGGTCCTGGAGACGCGCGGGACCATCATGACCTATCAGGGGCAGCCGATCACGGCTTCCTTCTTCGCCTCCAGCGGAGGGTATACCGAGAACTCCGAGGAGTATTGGAATGCTGCGGTTCCCTATCTGCGCAGTGTAGCCAGCCCTTGGGAGCTGCAGATTACCCCGAACCTGGCGGTAAGCTACACCTTTAGCAATTCGGAGCTGCGCAGCAAGCTGGGCCTTGGAACCAAGGACCTTCCGGCAGTAGCCAGTCTGGGAGCTTCGGGCAAAGCGCTGCCAGTCTCCTCTCAATCCTCTACCAGCTTGCCAGCGGAGGTACTGTCGCTTACAGCCGGCCACCGGATCAAACAGATCTCTATCGGAGGGACGGTGTTTACCGGGCGGGAAGTGAGAGAGAAGCTGGGGCTGCGCTCGAGCCAGTTCACCTGGAAGCGCCAAGCGGGGAAGGTGCAGATCACCACATATGGTAACGGCCACGGTGTCGGCATGAGCCAGTGGGGGGCGAACGGCATGGCGAAGCAGGGGAAGACGGCCACACAGATTCTCAAACACTACTACAGCGGGGTCTCTTTTACCGGAATCTCAACTCTCCTGAAAAAATAA
- a CDS encoding M23 family metallopeptidase translates to MNEQDKIKSTHDESLKNKQGDSGAKPSSWSRLLSKRWVFPAVYTAAAALILTLVWVYQDAGQKPLNPDNAAVVSQGEAGSKTGAVNGDPEALEVVASAESLVWPVASPSEVEVVKPYYDENGTEENHIAAMVQYNNTFVTNTGIDIAREDNKSFDVKAALSGEVTRVEDVAVLGKVIEVTSPGELKTVYQSLGETKVKQGDEVKQGDTLATAGRNEMEKSLGNHVHFEVHEDGKIVNPSDLLPQR, encoded by the coding sequence ATGAATGAACAAGACAAAATCAAATCAACCCATGATGAATCTCTCAAAAACAAGCAGGGAGATTCAGGCGCCAAGCCTTCTTCATGGAGCAGACTGTTATCCAAACGGTGGGTATTCCCGGCAGTCTACACGGCGGCAGCGGCACTTATACTAACCTTGGTGTGGGTCTATCAGGATGCCGGCCAGAAGCCGCTGAATCCGGACAACGCCGCGGTAGTATCCCAAGGTGAGGCCGGCAGCAAAACCGGAGCCGTAAACGGTGATCCCGAAGCCCTGGAAGTCGTCGCATCAGCCGAAAGCCTGGTCTGGCCGGTAGCCAGCCCGAGTGAAGTGGAAGTGGTCAAACCGTACTACGATGAGAACGGCACGGAAGAGAATCATATTGCAGCGATGGTGCAGTACAACAATACCTTTGTCACCAACACCGGAATTGATATTGCCCGTGAAGACAACAAGTCGTTTGATGTGAAGGCGGCACTCAGCGGTGAAGTTACCCGAGTGGAAGATGTGGCTGTACTGGGCAAGGTCATCGAGGTTACTTCCCCCGGCGAGCTGAAGACGGTCTATCAGAGTCTTGGCGAAACCAAAGTGAAGCAGGGCGATGAAGTGAAGCAGGGCGATACGCTGGCAACTGCGGGACGCAATGAGATGGAGAAGAGCCTTGGCAACCATGTACACTTTGAAGTGCATGAGGACGGCAAGATTGTGAATCCTTCGGATCTGCTTCCGCAGCGCTAA
- a CDS encoding DUF1146 family protein produces MNTRLSAELSGAVGTSNMISMIVSLICVAISWWALQNLKLDLVIRYPKSPQGRLLHLLLAIVLGHFVAGFLLDYLGWSGLTLRMF; encoded by the coding sequence ATGAACACACGTTTATCCGCTGAGTTGTCGGGTGCGGTCGGCACCAGCAATATGATTTCGATGATTGTCTCTTTGATCTGTGTGGCAATATCCTGGTGGGCACTTCAGAACCTTAAGCTGGATTTGGTCATAAGATATCCCAAGAGCCCACAGGGCAGACTGCTGCACCTGTTGCTTGCGATTGTCCTGGGTCACTTCGTGGCCGGGTTCCTGCTTGACTACCTGGGCTGGAGCGGACTTACCCTGCGGATGTTTTAA